A segment of the Panacibacter ginsenosidivorans genome:
ATTCTTCTGCCATCAATCATTTGTTGTTCAACTCCTAATTGCGCGGCAAGTTTTGTAGCAAGCTTTCCTCCCCCATGGATCAATATTTTCTTTCCTTCTACTGCAACAAATGATGATAAGAACATTTGAAGTTTTACATCATCATCTATTATATTGCCGCCAATCTTTATAACATATAAAGCCCCCTTCCGGCTTCCCCCTGTGGGGGAAGAGTTTGTAACCTCTTCCAAATTATTCGACTTTGCCATAGCATTAAGATGTATATTAAAGTCTCCCCAACGGGGGAGATTTAGAGGGTGCGCAGTATTTCACTTATCACAGACTGCGCCGCCCAAACACGGTTTCCTGCCTGCTGCGTAACAATACTGTTAACGCTATCTAATACTTCATCACTCAATTCTACATTTCTTCTTACAGGTAAACAATGCATCACTTTTGCATTATTGGTAAGTTTCAGTTTTTCTTCTGTAAGCATCCAGCGCGGATCATTCTCGTAGATCTTTCCGTAATCTTTATACGTGCTCCAATTCTTCACATACACAAAGTCTGCATCTTTCAAAGCTTCATCCTGGTTAAGAATGATGGTCGCACCTTTTGTAAACTGTTCACTCAATTCATAATCTTCCGGATGGGTAATAACGAAATCCGCTTCGCCCCATGCATTGATCCATTGCGCAAAACTATTGGCAACGCATTGCGGTAATGCTTTTACATGCGGCGCCCAGGTGAGAACAATTTTTGGTTTTGATTTTTGATTTTTGATTTTTGACTTTTGTAATTCCTCTGTGATGGTAACAATGTCCGTTAATGATTGCAATGGATGTAGTGTTGCACTTTCTAAACTAATCACCGGCACGCCGCAATATTTTATGAACTGAGAAATATACAATTCACTGTAATCGTCTTCACGGTTTTTCAATGAAGGAAACGTTCTTATACAAAGTATATCAAAATAACTTCCGAGTATTGGTGCAGCATCTTTAATATGCTCTACTGAACTGCCACTCATGATAGCGCCCTCTTCAAATTCCAGCGCCCAGCCTTCTTTATCTACGTTGAAAACAATAGCTTCCATGCCGAGATTGCTTGCAGCTACCTGTGTGCTCAAACGTGTACGCAGACTGGGATTCAGAAACAGCAACCCAATGCGTTTATCCGCACCAAGTGTTCTGTCTTTAAACGGGTCTGCTTTATACATCAATGCTTTTTCTACCAATGCATTAATGTTTTTTACATCATGAACGGAAATAAATTGTTTCACTTCTGCTGATATATTTATTTATGTACAAAGCTGCATTGCTACTATTAAACTTTTGTTGTGTCACTCTCTTTTGCGTTCTGTTCATTATTGAACTGAACGATGAAAGGATTGCGACGCAACAAACGATGCCATGAAATACAGAAGCTAGTATCAAAACAATTCTTCTATGCTTCTACTTCTTTCGCTGCTTTCATTTCGGCGATCGCTTCTTTCAACGTATCTAAAAATTCATCTACCTGTTTTCTTGAAATATTCATTGCGGGCAATAAACGGATAACATTTGGTTTTGCTTCGCCGGTGAAGATAAAATGATCATTAAATAATTTTTTGCGCAGGTCTTTTATTTCTTCAGGCACATCAAAGCCGATCATCATGCCGCGACCACGAATATTTTGAATGCCATCAATTGCCTTGAGCCGGTTGAATAAATATTGTCCGCGTTGTTTGGCAACATCAATGAGTTTTTCTTCTTCGATAACTTCAAGCACAGCCAATGCCGCAGCGCATGCAAGATGATTGCCACCGAACGTAGTGCCCAATATTCCATGCTTTGCCTTAATGTGCGGAGCAATAAGAATACCACCAACAGGAAAACCATTGCCCATGCCTTTTGCCATGGTGTAGATGTCTGCATTTACACCGGCATAGTCATGCGAGAAAAATTTACCGCTGCGACCATAACCGCATTGCACACTGTCTGCAATATAAACCGCACCATATTCATCACACAAACTGCGGATGAGTTGTAAAAAACTTTCCGTTGCAACGTTGATGCCGCCAACGCCTTGTATGCCTTCGATGATAACAGCAGCAACACTGGTTCCATTTTTTTGGAAATATGTTTTGAGTGCAGCTTCATCATTGAAAGGAAGAAAATCAACATTGTCTGTTTCATTAACAGGCGCAACGATCTTTGGGTTATCTGTTGCTGCAACAGCTAAAGATGTTCTGCCGTGAAATGCTTTTTCAAAAGCAACAATCTTTTTTCTACCTGTATGAAAAGATGCAAGTTTTAATGCATTTTCATTTGCTTCTGCACCACTGTTTACAAGGAAGAGTTGATAATCTTCTTTACCACTGATCTTGCCAAGCTTTTCTGCCAGTTCTTTTTGAATAGGTATGTGTACAGAGTTTGAGTAGAAAGCAATCTTGTGCAACTGATCCTCAATTCTTTTTACCCAGTGAGGATGTGTATGACCAATACTAATTACAGCATGACCACCATACATATCAAGATACTGCGCACCATTTTCATCCCATACATAAGAGCCTTGCGCTTTTGTAATGGTGATGTCATTCAAAGGATATACATCAAATAATTTCATTGTAATTGATTTAAAAATAATTTGCTTTAAGATGAAGACCAGCTGTTTCATCAAGACCAAACATTAAGTTCATATTCTGAACAGCCTGTCCTGATGCGCCTTTCAGAAGATTGTCTATTGCAGAGTGAACCACTAATTTTGTTCCTGCTTTTTCTAATTGTATCACACATTTATTAGTATTAACCACTTGTTTTAAAAAGATGGCATCATCGCTGATAATTGTAAAATGATGACCTGAATAAAAATCTTTATAAAGTTTTTTTATTTCTTCCAGCGATAAGTCGCAATGTAATGTGGAACTGATAAAAATACCCCTGGTAAAATCACCACGCCATGGAACGAAGCTTAAATCTATATTGCTGCCAGATTGTAGCTGCAATAATGACTGCCCGATCTCTGCGAGATGTTGATGCGTTAATGTTTTATAAGCCTGAATATTATTTGCTCTCCAGCTAAAATGAGAAGTGGTTGCTAATCCTTGACCGGCACCAGTAGAACCCGTAATGCCTGTCGTATAAATTTCTTCAAGTAAACCGGCTTTTGCCAAAGGCAATAAACCAAGTTGTATTGCTGTTGCAAAGCAACCAGGGTTCGCAATATTTTGTGCAGATTGAATTTGTTCCTTATTCAATTCTGGTAAGCCGTAAACAAAATATCTTGTTATAATATCTTCTCCATTTGCCTTGACTGGTCCATGATAAAATGCATTTGAGGAAAGTCTGAAGTCATTAGACAGATCAATAACCTTTATGTTCGCGGCAATTATATTTGACTCTAAAAATTTTCTTGCTTCACCATGACCTGTGCAGAGAAACAACACATCAATGTCCTCACTTAATTCGCTTGTAAAAAGAATGCCTGTTTCTCCAATAAGATCCTGATGAACTTTGTGCAAAGGATTGCCGCTGTTGCTTTTGCTGTGTACAAAACTTATTTCTGCATGTGGATGGTGAAGCAGCAACCTTATTAATTCTCCGCCGGTATAACCAGCGCCGCCAACTATGCCTACTTTAATTTTTTTCATGCTAAACACAATTAAACCTGTCTTTATTAGTGCTGGGTTGAGAACTTAAAATGAATTCTATGTCCTCTGCTGTATTATTTATAATGCGGTGTTTTTTTCCTGCCTCTATGTGAAAGCCCTGCTGAGTATAAACTGTATAGCTCTCATTTTCTACCTCAAAGGTGGCAATTCCTTTTAGTATAAAAAAGAATTGCTGCGCCTTTTCATGATAATGTAATGCCTCCGATGTCTGAGCAGGCATGCGTTCCTGTTTTACTGAAAGCGCATTTGTATCAACCAATACCCAGCCATCACAATCATTTCCCCATTTGTAGTGATATAAAGAATTATGTTTACTTACTGCACTCATTAATGAGTAATTATTTATTTTTATAAGCCGATCTTGAGAACTGCTATCATCGTCCCTTGCGTCGCACTCTTGTACTGACGAATTGGTTTCCACTTTTATTTATCAGCAGCATTCTTTATTAAATGATACATGGCTGTTTGATT
Coding sequences within it:
- a CDS encoding cupin domain-containing protein: MSAVSKHNSLYHYKWGNDCDGWVLVDTNALSVKQERMPAQTSEALHYHEKAQQFFFILKGIATFEVENESYTVYTQQGFHIEAGKKHRIINNTAEDIEFILSSQPSTNKDRFNCV
- a CDS encoding acetylornithine carbamoyltransferase; translation: MKQFISVHDVKNINALVEKALMYKADPFKDRTLGADKRIGLLFLNPSLRTRLSTQVAASNLGMEAIVFNVDKEGWALEFEEGAIMSGSSVEHIKDAAPILGSYFDILCIRTFPSLKNREDDYSELYISQFIKYCGVPVISLESATLHPLQSLTDIVTITEELQKSKIKNQKSKPKIVLTWAPHVKALPQCVANSFAQWINAWGEADFVITHPEDYELSEQFTKGATIILNQDEALKDADFVYVKNWSTYKDYGKIYENDPRWMLTEEKLKLTNNAKVMHCLPVRRNVELSDEVLDSVNSIVTQQAGNRVWAAQSVISEILRTL
- the argC gene encoding N-acetyl-gamma-glutamyl-phosphate reductase, translated to MKKIKVGIVGGAGYTGGELIRLLLHHPHAEISFVHSKSNSGNPLHKVHQDLIGETGILFTSELSEDIDVLFLCTGHGEARKFLESNIIAANIKVIDLSNDFRLSSNAFYHGPVKANGEDIITRYFVYGLPELNKEQIQSAQNIANPGCFATAIQLGLLPLAKAGLLEEIYTTGITGSTGAGQGLATTSHFSWRANNIQAYKTLTHQHLAEIGQSLLQLQSGSNIDLSFVPWRGDFTRGIFISSTLHCDLSLEEIKKLYKDFYSGHHFTIISDDAIFLKQVVNTNKCVIQLEKAGTKLVVHSAIDNLLKGASGQAVQNMNLMFGLDETAGLHLKANYF
- a CDS encoding aspartate aminotransferase family protein; this encodes MKLFDVYPLNDITITKAQGSYVWDENGAQYLDMYGGHAVISIGHTHPHWVKRIEDQLHKIAFYSNSVHIPIQKELAEKLGKISGKEDYQLFLVNSGAEANENALKLASFHTGRKKIVAFEKAFHGRTSLAVAATDNPKIVAPVNETDNVDFLPFNDEAALKTYFQKNGTSVAAVIIEGIQGVGGINVATESFLQLIRSLCDEYGAVYIADSVQCGYGRSGKFFSHDYAGVNADIYTMAKGMGNGFPVGGILIAPHIKAKHGILGTTFGGNHLACAAALAVLEVIEEEKLIDVAKQRGQYLFNRLKAIDGIQNIRGRGMMIGFDVPEEIKDLRKKLFNDHFIFTGEAKPNVIRLLPAMNISRKQVDEFLDTLKEAIAEMKAAKEVEA